The sequence below is a genomic window from Amia ocellicauda isolate fAmiCal2 chromosome 6, fAmiCal2.hap1, whole genome shotgun sequence.
acccgccgctccagctcacccagaactctgcggctcgtctggtattctctctgcccagattcgcacacgctactccactgctccgctccctccactggctcctgataccggcacgcattcagttcaagacactgaccctcacctaccgctgtctcgaccacactgcaccaagttaccttcagtcactcgtctctccatacatcccctccagaccactgtagtcttccagtgccagaagactaactctgcctcctctccactccccttcctccagagccgctccttctcatccctggaccgTAAATGGTAGAACAACCTTCCCacagaagtcaaaacagcagagtccttgacctccttccggcacttactcaagacacatcttttcagacagtacttgtaatattagtccttgtTAGATAggacttcacagcattttatcatgcttcttgtgttactaatacttgtattattgattgatttcctccttgctccctttcccgtagccgttgactgtgaccctacatcttgacagcacttagctttactttccaggatgtatgaacTCACtcactgtacttgcctgtgtaaattggaagttgtaaaatgaattatattttgaattcctctattttatgtaaatttgaaaatgtaatgtttgatgccactttgtattgcacttatgttgtaagtcaccccggataagggcgtctgccaataaatgaaaataataataataataatctgatgTAGTAGATATGCCAGGAGGCTGCCGTTTTAATGATAGGTGACTCGAAAATGATCAGTATAAACTATGCgtaaaataaaattatcttGGACAGCATTGCAAGGTCTGCAAGAAAGAGATTCAAGTTTTCACTATGAGGGAGTCTGTGCTGTCGAGTCATGCCAAAGGTAAACAGCAGGGAATTTTCCATTTTTCCATTTCTAGATGTGAACGGTATCTCTAGACCTGTATTTGATGGTATGCTGACAATTACTGTGCACATAAATTTATCTGCATATCAGTGTCATGTGTGTGCGCGCACTGTACACTCTTCACACATTCGTTCTAAACACCCCCTCCCACGCCATGGAGAGTACGTTTTCTTGTTTAacttttcttcatgtattaaGACTACAGACATTTAGTGTATAGCATtgaaatgatgaatgtaatttaGACAAATTAAACTGATATCGATTACAATAAATGTTCTAGAATAAGAGTGTTTTTTTTCAGACCCGCACAGCAATAACCACAACCAAGTGAGAATATTAATacaagacagaaagaaagttaTAATCTATGGtgagttttttatgttttgaattgtcgCTGCAAGTGTAAAAATATTCACTAAGACTTTGCTTGTGTAATATTCTGTATTTGATATCCAGTCACTGTGGtatcaatattttgaaaacatctCTACCAGTATCAAGGACACATTTACACCTGGCCAAAAGCAAAAAAggtatttatttgctttttcttAAATAAGGATCTGTATACaatgtgcgtatgtgtgtgtgtgggttacCTAAAACAAAATGATGCTTGTGCTTTGTTTCATATGTGGGGACAGTTGGACACAGGGGGGACCTATTGTGTAACTTGAAGAATTCAGTGAACTGGTTGATTGGTTGAGTTTATACAGTCAAACCAGCACATGTCATCTGGTTCTGTCTTCGCAAAATTACAAAACCTTTTCTTGTACAAAGATCACtttcattttccattaaaaCTGGTTTTATTCTTTTACAATGGATACATAATTAAGGTTTTGTAAAACTGGTCTCACGTACAGATGTGTTAGTCCTTAAGGGCACAGATCCTAATGGCAATCATCTCCCAACCCTTATTACTGCAGAGCCCTACAGCTCAGCTCATGGGAGTTATCAGCACCTTTTAAATTCTGCCCCACTTGCCCATTCAtcctttgtttgattgtttttcagtttcccTTCTTCTTTGTTGAGGGATTTACAGAGGTATTGGCTGGGTCACTGCTCTGGAATGGACATGAAAATGAGTTTTATTCGGCAGCTCTGACAGTGTTCTTGGCAGTGTGTGGAAAGACAAACTTGAGTCCAAAGTACCTCTGAGCTGCTGCCTTGATCTTCTCATTCCTTAAGCTGTAGATGATGGGGTTGAGCAGGGGGGTGAGGAAGTAGTACAGCCCACCTATGAAAATGCGCCCAATGGGGGAAATGCTGTCCACTCTCAGCCCTATATACACCACAGCCATGGAGACGTAGTacagcaccaccaccactacgTGGGAGAAGCACATGTAGAAGGCCTTCATCCGGCTCTGCATAGATTTCATTTTCACCACCGATATTATGATCCTGCAGTAGGTAAACAGCACAAATATGAAGGGCCCCCAGACAACCAACATGGCGACAAACAGGGCGTAATTCACCCGGGCCGTCACATCAGCACAGGCTAGAGACATTACAGAGGGGTAGTCACAGAAACAATGTAAGACATGGTTGGAGGTACAGAATGGTAGTAAACTGGCCAGGACCACAGATACCAGCGGGGAAAGGAAACCCAGTACCCAGACTGTGGCCATCATCATGAGACACACCCTGGTGCTGATGATGGTGTTGTAATGCAGTGGCTTCACCACAGCCACATACCGATCGTAAGCCATGGCTGCCACAAGGAAAACTTCAGTGGCACTGGTAGAAATTAAAACGTACATCTGCAGAAGGCAGCCTGTGAATGAAATCCTGTTGTAGCCCAGCAGCACCGCCAGCAGCTTGGGTGTGATGGTAATGGTCAGCAGCACATCCAGGACAGCCAAGTTCCACAGGAAGATGTACATGGGTGTGTGGAGCCGGGGGTCCAGGGACACCAGCACCACGATCATCAGGTTCCCCAGGATGGTGgccaggaagaggaggaggaagatgaaGAAGAGTGTGGTGTAGTGCTCCTGCAGGCCTGGCAATCCCACAATGATGAAATAGGAGGCTGAGGGCAGGGAGGCGTTGGGGTCACTCATGactcagagccacacagggtCTATGAAGAGAAGAGGGGCAGCTGGGAGGACAGGGGGACACTGGCTCACTTATGCATTTCTCTAAATTGAAGAAGTAAACAACtaacaagaaaaacagaaaacagaaaaactaaaaaaacagatgtaattattttgatttcaatcTCTCTTTTCAATGGTATAATATAATGAAATCTGTACAAGTGGTCATGTAATATATTTGATATCATATTAAATAGCACATCAATCACATGTCTTCAAATATTGCTTTTATATCTCAATGTAATTTAAGGTTCCTATGTCTATACAGTGCCCTCCAGATTCATTCATAGCTCTCAATAaataggaacaaaaaacactgaagaactgcatttctttccctgtgtgtctgtgtgaacaaggtcactgtctcactgtctcactgtgctacggtactgtgccatagtgcaaccctgatacccaggggaacagagtctgataagaaccagttttctccagcaatttggtcttgatacatcgtacaaaccccccttatattaaacattacatatgccttaattctccctggtttaaccatatatgggtcttcctgagcagatataaggcagaaaccgaacttgcactcttcacaggacagacatgtgggcctgttatctctttctcctgtctggtctgcataaaagtgcctgtagtttgtaacttctctaagactgttcttgagatcgcctcttgaacctcttccttgcagctgcttgtaataaaaacttttgattggaggtgcatgtctctctggatttctgcaaCTCATATCAAAGAAAGTTTTATGGATCGCATTATGTGTTCTGATGAAAAAAGGCTAAGAATGTTATACTGTAATCAATAAGTAATTTAATTCCAGAAAACATGAGGGTCAGATTTATTCATACCTATAAGTGTTCTTTAAATACAatccaacaaaaacaaatccacaACAACTTTCTGCTCTGCTAAAGTTCAGTGGGAGCTTCTGGAAATATATAGAGACTTCCTGAAGGTTTCCTTTATCAAAAGTGGTTATTCAAGAATTAATACATCTGGCGAAAACTATCAATGTTTGTGAATATATCTTGTTaacaaatgtatatgtattagatgaaaaatattacattttgaggtttaaaatatatgtatatatttaaatatttacaatatatgctgcatatagaaaaatacaattcatgAATGTGATCTAATTGATTAACAACACATAAGTTAGAAACATATTTAGAAAACATGGTATTGGTGAaaatctgtaaaatatataataggAGTGTCATTGAATATCATCATTTAACCTCCTTAGATGAAACAGTATAAAGCAATATCAGAGTAATTCTGTGGTAGAATCTGAATTTCAAAGTAGTTTGAAAGAAGATCAAACCTTCAGAAGTCAGTTCGTGTCTGtggtctgtgtctcagtgtggagTGAAGTTCAGTGCCAGGTacctgggctgtgtgtctgttcaCTTCAGTCTTCAGCTCCAGTCACAGCTCTTCTGGACCAGTCTCTTCACGTGTTGTTTTTTATGAGCGTCCTCTCGCACTGACCCCAGAGGCTGCTGTCTGCAGTGCTGCAGTCTTTATTAACcctcagagagacacagagaagggGAGCACCAAAGGGATCAGACACACAGGGCTTACAGTGAGAAGAAAATACTTTTATCAGTTCCTGAAGCATCTTAGTGGAAACTTCAGAGACTGACAAGGTAGCAGGATTAATGTAACAAGCACAACAAAaccaatcaaacaaaacaaaacatatacacATCACAAggttaaacattcaaactgaaaTACCTTTTCTAGAGAGTGCATTAAGTAATCCTGTGACTTGTATTGCTTAATGGTGTCTGTTTCTATGTGAAATGTTTCCTTCACTCTTTAAAGCTGTTTATTCAACAAAGATAGCTGAGAAAAGCAGCACAGACAGTGAACAGCATAGTAAAGCTCCACACCGaaaactgatcctcaaattggaggctgtaggcattcagggtaatgtaactagatggattatgaactggtagatgtataggaaacagagggtgttgattagaggagttgcaaGGTATtccatgcaggtaacagaaatgtccactataattacactatgggaggaatagaactagatgaagtaacgcatgagaaagacctaggagtctatgtggactcctcactttctccatcctaacaatgtggggaagcaataaaaaaggcaaacacaatgctagggtatattgtcaaaagtatatagtttagaacaagggcattaatgttcagactgtataaTGCTGTGTCATCCTCACTCACCGATTCCCCtgttcgccaccagaggtcgtcATCTCCCAAGTTCTAAACCATTCTCTCCATTCATTAGCATCAATCACTCCAGTTACATTCCACAGAGCCATGTGCACATGCTAGCTTCTGTCTCCAACTCTATTGGCCCTGCACCTCACATCCCTGTCCTCTGCTTCACCCAGGTCTCTATTTAAACCCCTGCATCTCCACAAATCAATGCTCAGTTTTGTTCTTCCTTGTGTAGACAATTCTAAGTATTCCAGATATCTTTTCAAGTGCCTTTCGCCTGTTTCCTTGACCACTGCCTCTCGGATTCTCCCTAAGGACTTGTTTTGCCTGAATCACCGCCTGCCCTTTGACTACTCTCTTGCCTGTCCCTTTGGATCCTGTTTGCCTGCCCTAGACCCTCGTCTATCTCTactcttctccttctctctgcgCCTGGGTTATCCAGTCCGGTGCACCGGTCAGCCGTGACAAAAGCGCtaattagagctcatctggatactgtggacagttctgggctccacacttcaagaaagatattgctgctctagaggcagttcagaggagaacaaccagacttattccaggtctgaagggaatgtcctactcgtagagactgagggaactgaagcttttcaccctggaacagaggagactggggacttgattcaagtcttcaaaatcatgaaaggcttcgaccacatcaaaccagaggagctgttccagatctgcagggacacacggacctgtggacacaaatggaaattgggcttaaaggcattcaagacagaaatacaggagACCCTTCTTCAcacagttgttacaatctggaacaaactccccagggacacatgcacatggggacacaaatggaaattgggcttcagggcATTCAGGTGTCACAGCCACCATATAGCACTGACACTCTATCCCCAGTAGATGTCACCATCACCCTTCCTTACCAGTTACTTCTCCCAACTTCATTTAATTGATCAACATTCCTGAGCACCATCACCCTCGGCTCCCATTCGCACTGCACCTCCAAACTATTCCGAGCTGTCTTCCTGTGCTTTGTTTAGCCTTGTATCTTCTGCATATCCTTGGCCTTCTGCTTGACTTCTGAACCACGACTTTGCTCCTCCCCTGATTGCCTGTTGCCTGATCCCCTGACCCTTGTgcgtgaccacgaccacgtcctTGCCCTgccttgattgccctgtcctgATGGTACCCGGCCCACACCTGTCTGACCATCCCTCACAGCACTGCAACTAggttcccctgttcctgtgccccACAGTGTGTGACAAATGGATTAtataattccatccttattctACAAACTAAACCTTGTGATGACTGTTGTACAGAGACCATATAAAAAGTGCATCACCCCCGATCAAGGCTTAAAAATGTCTTAAGAATGTCTTACCCAAAAGCGATGGATGTTGACAGGCTCTACAACCCTCTCCAATCCCGGGATCTACATTGGTTCTATTCACCTGTATACATGCCTGAAACCTCTGACTGCTGCCACCCTCCGGGACCTCAACCCCCGATTCCGCAAGACGAAACAGGATACTTTGTGATGGATATTGAAGTTAGTCTCTGGGATGCACAGGCTCAGGAGATCCTGAATGGTTCTGCTTTTGCTGCACTGTCTATCGCTGACTCGTCTCAGGAAGGGGGCGTTCCAGCGGTTGTAGAAACAACCCACAGCCCGCCGAGTGACCCAATGAGCAGCAGCTGTCCCAGGGGcatgatgaagacgaaggatttatgcccggcATGTGGGTCGATGTAAGCAGAGTTGTTAAAAGCGCCTTGGTGTATATTCTGCAGGCTCTTATCGACTGAACCCTGAAATCAGTCTGTCATCTAGGGAATCACCCTAGCAAGTTGaggcacagctgtctgtttgaaccagatGCCTATTATTTCCGAttctatttcaatgtgttttacagGAGACTGAACAAACCATGGCTGAAGCCAGTGCTAATCAAGGAGCTATCTTACTCCCACATGTGGGCCACCCCTgggcaagtccagaaaatcatagatgagattttgctggagctgaaaaatgaGCCGTCTATAAAAGAGAAACTTGTTCAGCGGCAAACTCCCCAGATGAAGGATCTGTACTACAACTCGGCCAAGGCCAGTGGTTTGGCTGGTAAgaaaggttttcaaagaggactcgctgaggctgGGGTTAAGGCTAAGGAtgatgttgtttcagaatggctaAGGGAACAAGATGCCTATACCCTACATAAACTGCTCAGAATTAAGAAGAAATCGTGTCTATgtgactgacatagactcacaatggcagatGGATCTAGttgatatgtcaaatttatcaaaacataacaatggtcacaaatttatgttgatgtgcatCGATGTGTTATCGAAATACGCAGGTAGtgtggtgacaagggcctttgaggatatattgtcccagggttgGTGTccaaaaaaactgcagactgataaaggaaaagagtttctcaacagagaatttcagaatctgttgaagagacaatatacataatttcaccaccggtaatgagcttcaTCGGTTGTGGAGAGAtttaaccgcaccatgaagaccaaaatgtggagatattttacagctgtcaacacgttcaagtatgttgataaagttcaggattttatcgaagCTTACAACCGAGGATATCACAACCAGCATTAAAGTGTTGCCTATAGATGTTAACaagagtaattcttttaaggtctataaaaatgtatatggtCCCTTTATTAAGACAgagaaaactacttataagtatGTCTACTTATGTCGGTGATGTGGTGAGAATTTCAAAGTTGCGCAACACTTTTtgccaaaacaaacattttccgattaatattttacagttaccgagcagttggctagagacccccctgTGAACCGGTtgaaagactatgacggggaggaaaTAGAAGGGACATTTTACGCTGCTGAGTTACAAacaattattgtgggtaaagatagAGTattcagagttgaaaagataatAACGGAAAaaacccaaaaccggaaaaaatatgtgttagtgaaatggagaggctggcctgaaaagttcaatagcaacaggtttgcgatattcaagccttataacaagaGGCCCGCCTGGGTGTGGTGGGGGGCATTACTTTCatttctcaagatggaatcagacGGCTTTCTATGTGACTCTACCCTGTAActcctctctcgatatatatcctaaaaatgaaatatacagtTACACGgtgcaatttggaaaatctataaatCTAAGGGGTTCATGAGAAGTGGGGTTggtggaaatacagtatccttacacttggtctATTTCACAAAATAAGGATGCCAACTTCTCAGTTTTTGatcatgttaaaaagagtcaatggtcattcacgatacaaggaggttattacgacagtgtggataaaatattagatgagatgaataAGCAGTTCTCAGATGGGAACCCCTCCCTCAAGTTATATTACAATCCTATTAAAAACCAAGTGTACATTGTGTCAAAAGCTGGCCTTAGTATTCAAACCAGCGGGGCCCTGGGACGTATATTAGGTTTCTATACCGACACGGAGAACTCATTCTCAGacgtggtggcccccttcccggccgaTATCAGGGGTGGTTTTTACACTCTTTACATCTATACAGACATCATTGCCCACCAGAGGGTCAGGGATAGTTACGTGcctcttttgagaaatgtacttattaaaggtaaaagcaatgacatgatcacagttacttatgacaagccgcactacgtaccagtctcaaagacacactttgacaacatcacgatcaaagtaaaatcagatcagaatatcaacgtaccactctgtttcggtaaagttatagtCAAACTATATTTTCAAGctgtgaaacagtgtgtacattatcaAAATGGATATCTCAAGGGGATATGTCGATCCTCgtgcctatgtggattattacaaaatgcaagcCGGGAATGGCTTGCCCGGGTTTGTATGAGCCCCCACTATGTATGGGGCTGGTCTAGGTGGACTCTTTCATGGTCTTTTTAGAATGGACGTACCCCTGctcaagagaggctttgctatagccagaccccacttgaaatcagcggctaaaaacattgttagtgacgtgttcgccaatgttatgaaccgctcggctagccatgagcatcaggagggttcgggactCATGGTGCTGTTGAGGGGCaggggtaaaagaagaagcaGCAGACATCCACCAGGGCAACGAAGACCCCTGGCTAACAAAAAATGCAGACTCGCTCATTCTTCAACACACTGCAGAAACCCGCGGAGACGGaagcagcagaagaaaaaacctgcaaaaagaaagtctcaaataAAGACCAATAGAGCCTCAggttacatcttttaaacatgtcttttgtccatagCCTATAAGAAGAATGTGTTAAATCAGAAATGGACCTGTTTACAGTCCCGTACacccaaacgagtatagataaaagcatctatgtagagattccgcctctttccgcaatttcagaaatAGTCCCTGTGGAGTTTTCATAGCAGGAAATGGGgaagattatattgatttgaacaaCACTGTCATTTTAATCAACTGCAGAGTGGATGATGAGGATGGGGATGCAACAGTGAAGGCAGCCAACGTTGGTGTCATCAATTACCctgtggccaccatgttttcgcaagtggatgtgaccctgggtgattgactcattagtcaaagcagcagtacctacccctatagagccatgacggagtgtatccttaattatagcgaGGAGAACTTAAGCAAGCAGTTCAGTCCTGGCctgttcttcaaagacaccccagaagctatggacgacTTATATAGAGGATATAGAGGGCTTGCAAAAAAGAGCAGCCTTTTCAGCAGAAGGatggacctttgagc
It includes:
- the LOC136751689 gene encoding olfactory receptor 2AT4-like, which produces MYQDQIADENWFLFDPKTSLPSASYFIIVGVPCLQEHYTTLFFIFLLLFLATILGNLMIVVLVSLDPRLHTPMYFFLWKLAILDMLLTIITSYFIIVGLPGLQEHYTTLFFIFLLLFLATILGNLMIVVLVSLDPRLHTPMYIFLWNLAVLDVLLTITITPKLLAVLLGYNRISFTGCLLQMYVLISTSATEVFLVAAMAYDRYVAVVKPLHYNTIISTRVCLMMMATVWVLGFLSPLVSVVLASLLPFCTSNHVLHCFCDYPSVMSLACADVTARVNYALFVAMLVVWGPFIFVLFTYCRIIISVVKMKSMQSRMKAFYMCFSHVVVVVLYYVSMAVVYIGLRVDSISPIGRIFIGGLYYFLTPLLNPIIYSLRNEKIKAAAQRYFGLKFVFPHTAKNTVRAAE